The DNA sequence TTTGAAGGAAGGGTTGTCGAGCAGGAAGTTGCCAATTTTATCCAAATCATAATACATGGCAGATTTCAGCTCAAAGGAATTATTATCGAACACCACCGACTCAAACTGCATTCTTGAGGAGATTGGCCGTGTAGCATCGGTAAAATTGGTATCACCTTGCAGGGTGAAAATCTTCTCTATCCTGAAAAATTCATCGCCCTGAATGACCATCAGGTATTTTCGTTCGTTGATCAGGTCAAATTCATAGGTACCGTCATCCCTGAGGTATTTTGGTGCAATTTCAACGCCTTTGTCGAGGTCTATAATGGATACAATACCATCGTTAAATGGCGTGTTGCTTAGCGAATCCAATAACTGGCCTTTCAGTTTGGTTGTGGCCAGGGGCTGTGCTTCCATGGGCAGCGGAAAGGAATAGAGGTCGAGATTTTTCATGTTGTTCTCGATGGATTTCGCATAGTACAGGTTTTTGGCTTCTTTATCTATGGTGAAGTAGAACTCTGAACCACGGCCATTGACGAGTGGCCCAATATTCTGGGGCTCGGTCCATTGTTTGTTTTTCAGGTGGTATGCCTTATAAATATCGAATTCCCCAAAATTAATCAGTTGCCCACTTGAACTATAATAAAGAACATTGTATTCAGGATGGATAAATGGGCTGACTTCACTGCCCCTTGTGTTGATGTTCGGGCCGAGGTTTTTGGCTTTACTCCACTGGCCGTTTTTATTTTTGGTGGTATAATATAAATCGGACATTCCGAATCCGCCTATACGATCCGAGGCAAAATAGAGCGTATCTTCCGTAGGGCTTAGGCTTGGGTGAGATTCCCAGGCGACAGAATTGACATTCTGCCCCAAATTACTGATTTCCCCCCACGTGCTGTCTGCCTGCAAATGTGCTACAAACAAATCGCAGTTGCCATAGCTTTGAGGCGTATTACATCTTGAAAAATATATTTTTGAACCATCTCGGGTCAGGAAGGGGGAGCCTTCATTGGCGGGTGTATTCAGGCTTTTGACGGGCACAGCTTCATCCCAGTAACCATCTCCAAGGGAGCGGATCATGAATAAATCTTCATTAGGCTCAGGGTCAAAAGATCGGCGTACGGCATTACGTTGTGAAGTGAAAATCATGGTCTGGTTATCCCACGACATACTTGGCCCATAATCTGACTTATTGGAATTTACATAGAATCCCATGTTCAGGTCAATGCCTTGCGGCGGACGGAGGGTGTCTAATTTTTCGCGGAAGGAAATCAGGTCATAATAGTAGTCCAGTGGCACATAATCCTTCGGCGATCGCCCTGCCATTTTGTAATATTTTGATTGCACCTTCTGGAAATCCACCCCACCATGATGGTGCTTGAGGACCAACTTGTAAAGGCGCTGGGCATCGTGAAAAGCCCCTTTTTCTTCGGTCAGGTTAGCGAGCCTCCAAAGCCAGTAAGTATCTTTCCTGAAATTGTCAATGCCAAATTTACTGACATACTTCCATAACAATGGGTACAATTGCTCAGTTTTACCTGTCTTATCCAACTTTCTTAATCGATTAAGTTGGGACTTATCGGAATAATATCTTACTTTATTCACATTCGGGAAGGAGAATAATTGATTTATATCAAAATTTTGAGGTTGTTCGCTAACAATCGCAGATTTCTTTTGTCGCTTTTGTGCCACGCCTTCCGAAAAAGGGTGCAAAATTGACATAAAAAATAGTGCCCAACGAAGGACAGAAGGGGAAAGGCTGACAGTTTGTTGATTATTTGCGTTCATATAGTGCATATTGGCACGTGAAAAATACAATTAACATCTCTACTTTGCAAGATAATGCTTTTGGCACATCCCTTGTCTAATTATTTAAACATCTTTATAAATTTTGCATCTTTTGCAATAACTGTCAATATGACATATTAATATATCTATGGATTCACAGAACGACATGTTTCAAAACGCAGTTCTTGTGGGAATGGAAGAAACCGAGAATGGTGAGTTTATCTCGATCAACGACGAGATGGATGAGGCTGAGGTGGAAGCAACGACAATTCCTGACGAACTGCCAATCCTGCCAATAAAAAATACAGTACTTTTCCCAGGTGTGGTAATACCGATCACCGTTGGGCGTGCCAAATCCATTAAATTGGTGAAGGACGCTTACAAAGGAGACCGTACCATTGGGGTGGTAGCTCAAAAAAATAAAGACGTTGAAGACCCTAAGGTTCATGATTTTTACAATATCGGAACCGTAGCGCGAATCGTAAAAATGCTGGTATTGCCTGATGGTAACACCACCATCATTATTCAGGGGATGCGTCGCTTTATGCTTCAGGATATTATTTCTGAAGATCCTTATTTCCAGGCGAAAGTCATCAGCCTGGAGGAGAGCTTCCCTGCAAAAGAAACAGAAGAAGCGGCCGCTTTGGTGGAAACACTCAAAGATGCTGCGGCAAAAATATTACGCCTGAACCCTGAGATGCCTCAGGAGGCACAGTCGGCGATTGAGAATATCGACTCTCCGGCATTCCTTACGCACTTTTTGTCGTCCAACCTTTCAGTGGCAGCAAAAGAGAAGCAGCGTATTTTGGAGACCGACCAAGGTCGTGAGCGTTCCACATTGCTGTTGGAGTTCATGTCCAAGGATATCCACATGCTGGAGCTGAAAAATGAAATTCAGTCCAAAGTTCACTCTGACCTTGATGCGCAGCAGCGGGATTATTTTCTGCGCCAGCAAATGAAAGTTCTTCAGGATGAACTGGGGCAAGGTGGCCCGGAATCTGATGTGAAGAACCTCCGCAAAAAAGGAGAAGCTAAAAAGTGGCCCAAAGAGGTGAAGGAACACTTCATGAAGGAGCTTGATAAGCTGAGCCGGGTAAACCCTCAGGCACCAGAATACGCGGTGAATCTGGGTTATGCTGAGTTTATGATCGATTTGCCTTGGGGAGAATTTACCGAAGACAACTTCGACCTTAAGCGTGCCCGTAAAATTTTGGATAAAGAGCACTATGGCCTTAATAAAGTAAAGGAGCGCATCATTGAGTACCTTGCCGTGCTGAAGTTGAAGCGTGACCTGAAAGGGCCGATTTTGTGTCTTTATGGCCCTCCTGGTGTGGGAAAAACCTCATTGGGGCGCTCTATAGCGAATGCCTTGGGCCGTGAGTATGTCCGCATGTCGTTGGGTGGTTTGCATGATGAGTCGGAGGTGCGCGGTCACCGTAAGACTTATATTGGAGCCATGCCAGGGAAAATTTTGCAAAACCTTAAACGTGCCAAAACAGCCAACCCTGTTTTTGTATTGGATGAAATTGATAAGGTCAGTGCTGATTTCCGTGGCGATCCTTCGTCCGCTTTATTGGAGGTACTGGACCCAGAGCAGAACAACGCTTTTGTGGATAACTACCTGGAAATTGGTTTCGACCTTTCCAAGGTATTGTTTATTGCCACCTCAAATTCACTGGAGACCATTCAGCCTGCATTGCGCGACCGTATGGAGATTATTGAATTGACAGGCTATACACAGGAAGAGAAAGTTGAAATCTCGAAAAAACACCTGATTCCTAAACAGCGTGAAGAGCACGGCCTGAAGGCTGCTGATATTGCGATTAATAAAGGCGCAATCAAAACAGTGATTGACGGTTACACCCGTGAGTCTGGTGTGCGTAGCCTTGAACGCAAGTTGGGTGCGCTTTGCCGTAATGTTGCCAAATCGGTAGCAATGGAAGAAGAGTATTCAAAAACGATCAATAACGCCCGTGTGGAGGAAATCCTTGGAGCGCAATTGTTTGATAAAGAATTATATGAAAATAACCGCACTGCTGGCGTAGTAACAGGATTGGCATGGACGCAGGCAGGTGGTGAGATTTTGTTTATTGAGTCGGCGCTTAGTCGAGGAAATGGCAAATTGACCCTTTCTGGTCAGTTGGGCGATGTCATGAAAGAATCGGCCATGGCGGCCCTGACTTATCTGAAATCCAATGCAGAGCGTATGGGCATTGATTATCGTATTTTCAATAATTACGATTTGCATATTCACGTACCTGCAGGTGCGGTGCCTAAGGATGGCCCGTCGGCAGGTATCACTATGCTGACCTCCCTTGCTTCGGTATTTACCCAGCGAAAAGTGCGTTCCAAACTGGCCATGACTGGCGAGATCACCCTTCGGGGGCAAGTGTTGCCTGTAGGTGGAATTAAGGAGAAGCTTTTGGCGGCACGTCGGGCGGGGATCAAAGAAATAGTCCTTTGTGAGAAAAACCGTAAAGATGTCGAGGAAATCGAGGTGGAATACATCAGCGACCTGAACATCAATTATGTGAAGGAAGCCCGTGAGGTGTTTGATTATGCCTTGCTGGAGGAGAAAGTCAGTGAGCCTATTGATTTCATTCTTGAACAGAAAAAAGAGAAGTAAAATAAATATAAAATAACGAGGGGCTTCTCCTCGTTATTTTTTTGCCTTTGAAGAATTCTTTGCAAATTGTTCTTCATTGGTCATATTAACCTTACCGATTTGAACACCCGTTTTACCCTCTTTTTTTCAGGACTACTTTTGTTGGTTCAGTATTCCTATGGGCAGTCCCTGAAAGGTGGGGCATATGCATTGCTGAATGCGCCATATTCTGCCAAATCTGCGGCGATGGGCACCGTCATGCCCTCCAATTATTTTGATGATGGCGCCGCTTTTGTCAGTAATCCTGCGGCGGCATTACCCTCCTTCGATCAGCATTTGGGCATACACTACACCAGCCGATTTGCAGGCATACAGCAGGGGTTGGTCACTTATCAGTTCTCGATGCCCAAAACAGGTTCGTGGGCAGTGTCGGCACAATATTTACATTTTGGCACAATGCAGGGTTATGACCCGTCGGGAAACCCTGAAGGGACTTTCACCGCAGGCGATTATCTGATCGCCATAACCAAGCAGCATCAGGTGGGCAACTTCAGTGTGGGGCTCTCTGCCAAATTTATCAACAGTAAAATCGAAAGCTATGCCGCAAGTGCCATGCTTTTTGATGCGGGGATTTTGTTTATTCACCCTGAACATGAATTTTCCGCAGGATTGGTGTTGAAGAATTTCGGTTTCAACTTACGGAATTTCGATACCGAGCCCGTGAATCTCCCATTCGATGTTCAGCTTGGCGCTACTTTCAAGCCCGATCATATGCCTGTGCGTTTTTCTGTGGCGGCGTCTTATTTACCTCATGATGCCCCCTATCTTGGGCAAAATGAGCAGGAAAATACCACGCTGAAGGATGCTTTCCGCTACTTTAATATCGGTACGGAATTCCTGATTCATAAAAATGTGCACCTGATGGCGGGTTATAATCAAGATATTAGAGCATCGCTCGGTTTACAGGACAAAAAAGGTTTGTCAGGTTTCGCCTTCGGAGGGAGAATTCTCGTTAAAAAATGGACGATCGATTACACTTATGCGGCCTATCATGCTGCTGGTGGAGCACACTTCGTCAGCCTCAGCACCAACCTCTCTCATTTTAAATTTAGAAATTGATTGATCAGTACAAACTGATTAAATAGAAAATATAGATCATGTTAGAAGATAAAAGCTATTTGACCCCAAGAGAGATTGTCTCTGAATTGGATAAGTATATTATCGGACAGGCGGATGCAAAGCGCAACGTTGCTATTGCACTCAGAAATAGATGGCGAAGAATGAGCGTTCGCTCGGAGCTTCAAAAAGAAATTGTTCCCAATAATATTTTGATGATTGGTGCCACTGGTGTTGGTAAAACCGAAATTGCCCGCCGTCTGGCTAAAATTGCCCGTGCACCTTTTACCAAAGTGGAAGCCTCGAAATTTACAGAGGTGGGCTATGTCGGTCGTGATGTAGAAAGCATGGTTCGTGACCTGGTAGAACAGGCCGTGAATTTGGTGAAAAAAGAAAAGGAAGTAGGCGTAAAAGAACGTGCTACTGAAGCGGTAGAAAACATCATTCTTGATGCTTTGATTCCCCCAGTTTCTGGTGCAAAAAATGTAACGGTAGCTACTACGGAAGAAGCACCAAAAAATGATGCAGAGCTGAATCAGCAGACCCGTGAGCATTTCCGTCAGAAAATAAAAAATGGAGAGATGGATGATCGCAAGATTGAAATCTCTGTAGCGCAGGCTTCGAGTGGTGGCATGGGCATGG is a window from the Persicobacter psychrovividus genome containing:
- a CDS encoding OmpA family protein, with product MNANNQQTVSLSPSVLRWALFFMSILHPFSEGVAQKRQKKSAIVSEQPQNFDINQLFSFPNVNKVRYYSDKSQLNRLRKLDKTGKTEQLYPLLWKYVSKFGIDNFRKDTYWLWRLANLTEEKGAFHDAQRLYKLVLKHHHGGVDFQKVQSKYYKMAGRSPKDYVPLDYYYDLISFREKLDTLRPPQGIDLNMGFYVNSNKSDYGPSMSWDNQTMIFTSQRNAVRRSFDPEPNEDLFMIRSLGDGYWDEAVPVKSLNTPANEGSPFLTRDGSKIYFSRCNTPQSYGNCDLFVAHLQADSTWGEISNLGQNVNSVAWESHPSLSPTEDTLYFASDRIGGFGMSDLYYTTKNKNGQWSKAKNLGPNINTRGSEVSPFIHPEYNVLYYSSSGQLINFGEFDIYKAYHLKNKQWTEPQNIGPLVNGRGSEFYFTIDKEAKNLYYAKSIENNMKNLDLYSFPLPMEAQPLATTKLKGQLLDSLSNTPFNDGIVSIIDLDKGVEIAPKYLRDDGTYEFDLINERKYLMVIQGDEFFRIEKIFTLQGDTNFTDATRPISSRMQFESVVFDNNSFELKSAMYYDLDKIGNFLLDNPSFKLKIAGHTDTKGNKQANIELSQKRADAIKDYIEYFGGIKSDRIEAIGYGAQKPLVEEKTEADRVLNRRVEFEIYRDASAEDHRKNDENDPSRW
- the lon gene encoding endopeptidase La produces the protein MDSQNDMFQNAVLVGMEETENGEFISINDEMDEAEVEATTIPDELPILPIKNTVLFPGVVIPITVGRAKSIKLVKDAYKGDRTIGVVAQKNKDVEDPKVHDFYNIGTVARIVKMLVLPDGNTTIIIQGMRRFMLQDIISEDPYFQAKVISLEESFPAKETEEAAALVETLKDAAAKILRLNPEMPQEAQSAIENIDSPAFLTHFLSSNLSVAAKEKQRILETDQGRERSTLLLEFMSKDIHMLELKNEIQSKVHSDLDAQQRDYFLRQQMKVLQDELGQGGPESDVKNLRKKGEAKKWPKEVKEHFMKELDKLSRVNPQAPEYAVNLGYAEFMIDLPWGEFTEDNFDLKRARKILDKEHYGLNKVKERIIEYLAVLKLKRDLKGPILCLYGPPGVGKTSLGRSIANALGREYVRMSLGGLHDESEVRGHRKTYIGAMPGKILQNLKRAKTANPVFVLDEIDKVSADFRGDPSSALLEVLDPEQNNAFVDNYLEIGFDLSKVLFIATSNSLETIQPALRDRMEIIELTGYTQEEKVEISKKHLIPKQREEHGLKAADIAINKGAIKTVIDGYTRESGVRSLERKLGALCRNVAKSVAMEEEYSKTINNARVEEILGAQLFDKELYENNRTAGVVTGLAWTQAGGEILFIESALSRGNGKLTLSGQLGDVMKESAMAALTYLKSNAERMGIDYRIFNNYDLHIHVPAGAVPKDGPSAGITMLTSLASVFTQRKVRSKLAMTGEITLRGQVLPVGGIKEKLLAARRAGIKEIVLCEKNRKDVEEIEVEYISDLNINYVKEAREVFDYALLEEKVSEPIDFILEQKKEK
- the porQ gene encoding type IX secretion system protein PorQ, encoding MNTRFTLFFSGLLLLVQYSYGQSLKGGAYALLNAPYSAKSAAMGTVMPSNYFDDGAAFVSNPAAALPSFDQHLGIHYTSRFAGIQQGLVTYQFSMPKTGSWAVSAQYLHFGTMQGYDPSGNPEGTFTAGDYLIAITKQHQVGNFSVGLSAKFINSKIESYAASAMLFDAGILFIHPEHEFSAGLVLKNFGFNLRNFDTEPVNLPFDVQLGATFKPDHMPVRFSVAASYLPHDAPYLGQNEQENTTLKDAFRYFNIGTEFLIHKNVHLMAGYNQDIRASLGLQDKKGLSGFAFGGRILVKKWTIDYTYAAYHAAGGAHFVSLSTNLSHFKFRN